In the Gammaproteobacteria bacterium genome, GGCTGATTGTGGCAATGGCTCCGCTATTGAATTTGATAAAGTCTTTTTCAACACCATCACTAAAAATAACTCCTTGAGTTGGCATCAATGATTCAATGACCAGTTTATTTTTCTGATTGATAATTCCGGCTACAATATCCGCTTGAGTACGAATACTTTTGAATGGTTCCCGAACAGCGAATAACAATTCTTCATTGCTTAGTTTGGGTCGATAATGTTTTTGAGGAGCAATTATTTCATCTGAGTTCTTTAATTTTTTTTGTGGAACTTTGCGAGTTTTTAGCGGCTCACTCGGCTCGAAAGTATCTGAAATCCCGTAAGCCATGTTAAAAATAGAGCTTAACCATCCGGTTGAACCGGCAGCTGTTGAAATGATTAAACCACTTGATGATTGTTCTTCAGTTTTGCCGTTAAATGTGATTTTATATCTTGCTGAAATATGTGATGTCGGTCCAATAAACAAATCATTAAATGCTAGTAAACTCTGGCCATCATTGAGACTGGCTTGGGCGAATCGGACATTTCTCACGCTATATTTTTGTGACATGACTGAATCAACAGCCTGAATAAAATTGTCCGGATTGTAAGGAAGCAAAACACCATCATAACGCTGTTGGTCAGGGTTGACCGCAATCATGGGGATTCCTTTTGAATACTTGGCAGTATTGGCAACTAAACCGTCTTGACCGATAACAATGATTATGTTTTTTTGATCAAAAATGTATGAGGGAAGAAAAGAGCGGTCAATCGTTTTATGTTTGATAACTTTGGATAGTTGAGTTTGTAAACGATTGAGTGAAGTATAAAATATTTCATGCTCAAGCTCGTAGTCCTCATAAAAACCACCGAGGCTTTCGATATAAAACTTAGTTTGTGCTTTGGTATTAAATCGCTCTATTAAAGATTCCAGCCGGGTTTTGCTACGAACAATTATGGCATATTCTTTTGCTACAGGTTTCACTGTTGTTGAATATTATTCTTCAAAATCGAATCCAGTAAATCGGGACTAATATTCAAATTAGAAATTTTATCAGCATTTTGAGCTAACTCTCTGAAAGCCAAAGAAAGATTGAGTCTGGGGTCGTTATTATTTCCTAATGCAGTTATCACTTTCCAGTCCATCTCTTTATATGGTTTTAGAGTAGTTTCAAGCACATAACCTTCAGTTTCTGCTTGTTTTTTATCGTTTTCAGTTTTTTGCTTGAGAAGTGACTTGCGTTGTTCTTCTAATAATATATCGGTTTCCAAATTCATTTCTTTGAGCTTTCTTTGGTTCTGAGCTTCTAAAACATCAGTTTCCATTTTTTTCTCAGAAATTTGCTTTCTTTTTTCTTCAACAGCAATCTCAGTATTGAGTTCGGTTTCCTTGATTTTTCTTTCTTGCTCGACAGCAAAGTTTCTGCGTGTATAGATGGCTTCATCGGCTTCTTGTTGAAGCTGTTCTCTAGTTTCGGTTTCCAAAGCACGTTGCATTTCAGGGGTAGGGGTGACTGCCAATATATTTACACCCATGATTTCGACCCCTAGAGCTTGTGCTAAATTTCCTTCAGAAAAACCTTGTAAAATTGCATCTTCAATGATTTTTGCTGAACGAATGACATCTTTTAAGCTGGTATTATGAGCCAGACTGGAAGTCGCAGTTTGAGCCGAATTAATGATTCTTTGGCTGAGTTTTTCAATATCATTGACTTTATATTGACCATCATCTTTAACTGTAAAGTCGAGCACATCTGCTAATATTTCAGGTTGGGTAATTTTATAAGTTATTTGACCTTGAATACTAACAGTTTGATAGTCATGAGTGGATTCATTAAAAATAAACGGCAGACTGTTACTACCAATTGGAATTGCAACAATCGAACTACTTGGAGCATAATAAAAAAACGATAATCCACGACCTTTGGATTTTACCTTGCCTTTTTTATAATGAATGACATAAGACATGGAGTCAAATTTGATGTGTTTGATACCGAACATTTGTTATTTTCTCCCAAAAACCAGAAAGTTATTTTAACTTATCAGTATCTAAAATGAAAGCGCAGTTGTTTCGGAAACCAGACTTCAATGTTTTAAATACTTAAGTATGAGCTGGATTCAACAACGAAGTGCAACAAAATTTTTATCGAAGTTGAAAAGTAAGATGTGATGTGTTGCACTTGCAGTTGAACTTCCCAAAAAGAGATTGCAAATGTCACACTATTCACATCTTACTGAAGCAGAAAGATATCAGATATCAGCTCTGCTGAAAACTAATTGTAGCAAAACTGAAATAGCAAACATCCTAAATCGTCATAAAAGCACTGTAATTCGTGAAATTAAACGCAATACCGGACTTCGAGGATACAGACCCAAACAAGCCAATGAATTTGCGGTTAAACGAAAATCTGATAATGCCAATAAAATAACCGACTTTTGCTGGGCTTATGTCACTTACTTGTTAAAGAAGAAATTCTCCCCGAACAAATCAATGGTCGTTTAAAACTCGATGGTTGGGATGGTGTACCCAGCATCGAAAGAATCTATCAATTCATTTATGCTAACAAAGAGAACAAAGCCTCATTGCTTAAACACCTGAGATGCCAAAAACAAAGAAGAAAACGATACAACTCCGGTCAAACCAGACGTGGAAAGATAAGCAACCGCGTAGATATTGATAAACGCCCTATGGTTGCAAATAATCGTTCACGCCTTGGAGACTATGAAGGTGATACAATTATTGGCAGCAAGCACAGAGGAGCACTACTGACTCTTGTTGACAGAAAATCACTCGAAGTCAAAATCAAACCATTGAACCGAAAACTGGCAACCGATGTCAGTCAAGCCTGTATTGAAAAGCTAAAGGATGAAATCACACATACCCTGACTTTGGATAACGGTTTGGAATTCGCAAAACACGAAATGATTAGTGATACTATCGGAATAAACATCTATTTTGCCAAACCTTATCATTCCTGGGAGAGAGGCACGAATGAAAATACTAACGGTTTAATCAGACAGTATTTCCATAAAAACAAGACTCTTGATCAGTTATCAGAAAACGAAGTTCAGGTTGTTGAAGACGCTTTGAACAACAGACCCAGAAAAAAATTAGGCTTTTTAACTCCCCTTGAAGTAAAATCTAGAAACTGGAGTGTTGCACTTCGTTGTTGAATCCAGCTGATTTAATTATTTTTGAGACTTCAATTCAGCAACTTTATCTCTAAGAACTTCTTTAGTAATGTTTTCCGGAGATATTGGTTCGCCAACGTTTAGTCTGATTTTAGCTAAAAACTTTCTGGGTCGTCTTTTTAAAACACCTTTATCTTTTCTGGAAAACAGACTTCCCCATAAATTGCTGAGGGACATAGGAATCACATCTACAGGTGTTTCAGATATTATTTTCTCAATTCCATTCTTGAAAGGTTGAATGGTTCCATCTGAGGTCAATCCTCCTTCAGGGAAAATACCAACCAAATCACCTTCATCCAGAGCTTTTTTTACTTCAATGAAGGCTTTTTCATACATTTCAGGGTCTTCTTTATATCCGGCAATTGGAATTGCTTTCGCAGCTTTAAACAACCATTTGAGAACAGGAATATTATAAATTTTATAATACATAATAAAACGAACCGGTCGTCTGATATATCCACCGAGAATGAGTGGATCGATAAAACTGACATGATTACATGCCAGAACCGCTGCGCCATCATGAGGAATATTCTCTAAGCCTTTGGCACGGATTCGATAGAATATCGATACCAGGAACCAGACAATCAATCTCATTAAAAATTCCGGAACAACTGTAAAGATGTACAAAGCGACAATAATATTTAATAAAACAGTGACTTTGAAAAGTTGAGGGATAGTCCATTTCATTGCTACAAGAATAACCATAGCCATAACAGCTGCTAACACCATAAATAAAGCATTGATGATGTTATTTCCGGCTATCACTCTTGAGAGGTGTGACTGATCAGCTCTTTCTTGCACAAGGGCGTACAAAGGAACAATATATAAGCCACCGAACACTCCAATAAAACATAAATCAGCTAATATTCGTCCGCTCCCTTTTGAACTCCAGAATTGATTGATACTTTGTAACTCAGTAGACGCGATCCAGTTTTCCGCTGCAACGGCAATGTCATAACCAAAGATAGCCAATCCGAAAGCACCTATCGGAACCAGTCCTATTTCAACCCTTTTGCCTGATAGTTTTTCACATAAAAGAGAACCAAGACCGATACCCACAGAAAACATTGATAATAATAATGTGATTACATAATTATCGCCGCCTAATACTTTTGAACCAAAGTTTGGAATTTGCATAAGATAAACCGATCCGTAAAACCAAAACCACGAAATTGCCAAAATAGATAAAAACACAACACGATTCTGAGGAAGAAAACTGATGTTTCGATAAGTTTCAGTAAATATATTAAAATTCAATTTTATATCAGGTGATGATGCAGGGGTTTTGGGGATAAAACTCGCACTTAAATATCCGGCAACAGCTATACAAAGAATTGCTACAGTAATTGGCGTGATTGACTCCATTGCAATGAGAATTCCTCCAAGAATTGTACCAATTAAAATTGATAGGAAAGTAGATGATTCAATAAGGGCATTACCGCCAATTAACTCCTCTCTTTCAAGATGTTGAGGAAGATATCCATATTTGACCGGGCCAAAAAGAGATGACTGTGAACCCATCAAAAATAACACAAATATTAATAAATTGATGTTATCAATATAAAAACCAAACGCAGCAATCAGCATTATGATAATTTCAATAAATTTTACGATACGAATGAGTCTGGATTTTTCGAATTTGTCAGCAATTTGACCGGCGATAGCAGAAAACAAGAAAAAAGGCAGGATAAACAACCCTGCTGCTAAATTAACCAGCATGTCACTGTTTGCAGCTGCTTTATAAGCTATCATTATGACAAGTGCATTTTTAAAAACATTATCATTAAAAGCTCCAAAGAATTGAGTCAGAAAAAATGGAAAAAAACGCTTTTCTCTCAATAAACTAAATTGTGAATGCTCAGACATAAACGGTTCCTGCTAAATTTCAATATAGTTTAGCATTGATTTTGCAACTCATTTAGATAAATTTTAAAAGTGTTAACAATTGCTACGTTTGGTTTATCCAATTGACCTGAATTATTAAAATTGGTATTATCATAATTTTTACACAGGAGTAAATTTTATGGGTTTTTTCGATTTTATTGCAGATGCCGGCTCAAGATTATTTAAAGATGATGATCCGGAACCAGAAGTAACCAAACCGATTGCTGTTCATATTAAAGAAGCAGGAGTCATGACAGATTACTTGAAAGTTGATTTTAAAGCAGGTGCGGTCACTTTATCCGGTTATGTTCCGAATCAAGAGCAAAAGGAAAAAGCAGTATTAGTTGCAGGAAATGTGAAAGGTGTTTCTTCAGTTCAAGATAATTTGATTCTCGGTGAACCACCGGCTGATAAGGCGGAACAGGAAGCACAAGTTGCTAAAGCCAATGAAGAAGCAAAAAGTGAGCCTAGCTTTAAAACATATACTGTTAAAAGTGGCGACACATTAGGAAAAATTGCTCAGGAAATGTATGGAAAGGCTAGTTTATATCCAAAGATTTTTGAAGCAAATACTCCAATGCTGAAAGATCCGAATAAAATTTACGTTGGACAGGTGCTGAAAATTCCTGAATAAAGATTTCAGCTTTTCATAAATTTAAAACCGGGGTTCAGAGATGAGCTTCGGTTTTTTTATTGTATTCAGTTGTTATTCAAATCCATTCTCAAACAATGTATCTGTTAATACTCTGATGATACCTGTATTTCCGGTATTGATATGAGCATCACACTGATATGTAATCTCTTCAACAGTAGCAAATTTGTAGTAAAACTCCCAAGGTGCGCCGGTTGCACCGGTTTCAGTATTGAATCCATCGCCCTCACAAGTTTCAGAGCAAATCATACTGTTGTCAGTGGAGTGAATATTATGCTCACCTCCGGCATTACTGAACTTAACCACATCACCACGCTGAATAGAAATATCTGCCGGTATAAAATCATTCCCTACAGTAGCTTGAATATAATGAACATTGACTGAAGTTGGTTCTACGATGGTTACGGACCCCACCATTCCAAAAATTTCATGTGGTTCACACCGATAATTGACAACACCGATATTTCGAAATGTAACTTCTGCAACCCATGCAAGACTGGATGGATTGCCATTCCCTCCGCTTGCATCACAACCATTGGCACAACGAAAACTATTATCATGTGCCCAAACATTATGATTGCCACCGGTATTGATCCATCTAACAGTATCGCCAGCTTCTATGACTAAGGAACTCGGGCTGAAAACATTGCTTGAAACCAATACTTCATGTGTTTTACTATTGGCTGAAAACGTAATTATTATCAGAATTAATTTTAAAATAGTTTTCTTTAACATAAATTGTCATTGTTAATTCTATAGATATCAGATTATGTCATTAATAACAAAATTATCGTTAAGAAATTGTAAAACCATGATGAATAATCATTTATTTGAAAAGATTGTGTGAATTACTTCTCAGTCAGTATTCTAGTTTTTTATTAAATTATGCTAAAAAAATTGGAATCAACATGGGAATATTTAGAACGAAATTTTATCCGTTGTCTGAAAAAAACTTGCCGGAAAAGTCAGTAAGTCCGGAAAGTACTAAGCTATCAGTAAATAAAATCAAGGTCATTAAAGACCAATACAAATTTAACAAAAGGGTTAATTTCCCTTCGGGAACTATTACGACACCAAACATTATTCATCGAGTTTTAACCAAGATGGGTTATGGTGCTAATGATGAATCTGTGAGTCATATTCAGTCTCTACCCGGAGCAACAGATACAGATAAAATTTTTGCTTATATTGATGAGCAATTAGACCCAATGAGTATCGATGATAATGCTGCCGAATCACAACTCAATAATGGTTATGAAACGCTCAACAAAACTCGCATTCAGCTTTATCAAGATCACTATCGCCGTCCTGATGGAGTTGACATCCCTTGGGAGGTTCATGTTCGCCCGGGCAGAGAAACAAACTACGCCAGTTATATGCGAGCGACTCAAAGCAAAAGGCAATTGCTGGAAATTTTAGTGGATTTCTGGCACAACCATTTTAATGTTTACATGGACAGTGGTGGAGTGCAACCGATGTTTGTGCATTATGACAGAGAAGTCATTCGAGCCAATGCGTTGGGAAGTTTTCGACAAATGCTAGAAGATGTTACGACATCGACCTGTATGCTTGATTATCTTGGAAACGGGGTGAATGATAAAGATGCTCCCAATGAAAATTATGCACGTGAATTACTGGAACTACATACTCTGAGTGCCAAGAATTATTTTGGACATATGGCACCTGAGGATGTTCCTGTTGATGGACAGGGACGTAAAATTGGCTATGTTGAAGCTGATGTTCTGGAAATGGCACGAGTTCTCACTGGTTGGTCTTATAGCGGAGCGGACTGGTGGGATTATCAAAATGGTAATGTTTCAACTGGTGAGTTTTTATATCGCGATGAATGGCATGATAAAGACCCAAAAGTAATATTGGGGCAAACATTTAATTTTGATCAAAATAACCCATTATCTGATGTTCGTAGCGTTTTGGATATGCTTGCCGAACATCCGGCAACAGCAGAGTTTTTGGCTTCTAAATTATGTAAACGATTTATCAGTGATAATCCGCCACAGTTAATCATTGATGCGGTTGCAAATACTTTGCATCAAAACTGGCAAGCTCCGGATCAAATCAAACAGGCAATGGAAACTTTGCTGAAATCGAATGAATTTCTGAATACTTGGGGAGAGAAAATTAAGCGTCCATTTGAAAGAATTGCATCTTCTATGCGCCAAATTGGTGTGACTTTTGATTTTTCACCGAATCATGAATACTCGTCATGGATGTTTTGGAGCCTGGATACCACAGGACAAAATTTATTCTATTGGACTTCACCCAATGGTTATCCCGATACAAAAATGTCATGGCTAGGAGCTTCCAATACAATGGCGACATGGAGATTTATGCAATGGTTTACTCGCTTGCGTGATGACAATAATGGCGATATTCCTTTCAATGATATTTTGAATATTACAAATACAGCGATTCCGGAAAGCAATAACCATACAGCAAATAATCTGGTGAATTTCTGGTTCGAAAAAGCCTGTGGACATCCGCCGAGTGTAGAAGTGCAGGATAAATTGGCTCATTTCATGTCGTACAGCAATTATACTGAACCAGGTTGGGCTCCAACTGACAGGAATACTCCTAT is a window encoding:
- a CDS encoding sugar kinase; its protein translation is MKPVAKEYAIIVRSKTRLESLIERFNTKAQTKFYIESLGGFYEDYELEHEIFYTSLNRLQTQLSKVIKHKTIDRSFLPSYIFDQKNIIIVIGQDGLVANTAKYSKGIPMIAVNPDQQRYDGVLLPYNPDNFIQAVDSVMSQKYSVRNVRFAQASLNDGQSLLAFNDLFIGPTSHISARYKITFNGKTEEQSSSGLIISTAAGSTGWLSSIFNMAYGISDTFEPSEPLKTRKVPQKKLKNSDEIIAPQKHYRPKLSNEELLFAVREPFKSIRTQADIVAGIINQKNKLVIESLMPTQGVIFSDGVEKDFIKFNSGAIATISLSNESANIVTN
- a CDS encoding SPFH domain-containing protein; the protein is MFGIKHIKFDSMSYVIHYKKGKVKSKGRGLSFFYYAPSSSIVAIPIGSNSLPFIFNESTHDYQTVSIQGQITYKITQPEILADVLDFTVKDDGQYKVNDIEKLSQRIINSAQTATSSLAHNTSLKDVIRSAKIIEDAILQGFSEGNLAQALGVEIMGVNILAVTPTPEMQRALETETREQLQQEADEAIYTRRNFAVEQERKIKETELNTEIAVEEKRKQISEKKMETDVLEAQNQRKLKEMNLETDILLEEQRKSLLKQKTENDKKQAETEGYVLETTLKPYKEMDWKVITALGNNNDPRLNLSLAFRELAQNADKISNLNISPDLLDSILKNNIQQQ
- a CDS encoding helix-turn-helix domain-containing protein; translated protein: MSHYSHLTEAERYQISALLKTNCSKTEIANILNRHKSTVIREIKRNTGLRGYRPKQANEFAVKRKSDNANKITDFCWAYVTYLLKKKFSPNKSMVV
- a CDS encoding IS30 family transposase, translated to MLGLCHLLVKEEILPEQINGRLKLDGWDGVPSIERIYQFIYANKENKASLLKHLRCQKQRRKRYNSGQTRRGKISNRVDIDKRPMVANNRSRLGDYEGDTIIGSKHRGALLTLVDRKSLEVKIKPLNRKLATDVSQACIEKLKDEITHTLTLDNGLEFAKHEMISDTIGINIYFAKPYHSWERGTNENTNGLIRQYFHKNKTLDQLSENEVQVVEDALNNRPRKKLGFLTPLEVKSRNWSVALRC
- a CDS encoding MFS transporter, which produces MSEHSQFSLLREKRFFPFFLTQFFGAFNDNVFKNALVIMIAYKAAANSDMLVNLAAGLFILPFFLFSAIAGQIADKFEKSRLIRIVKFIEIIIMLIAAFGFYIDNINLLIFVLFLMGSQSSLFGPVKYGYLPQHLEREELIGGNALIESSTFLSILIGTILGGILIAMESITPITVAILCIAVAGYLSASFIPKTPASSPDIKLNFNIFTETYRNISFLPQNRVVFLSILAISWFWFYGSVYLMQIPNFGSKVLGGDNYVITLLLSMFSVGIGLGSLLCEKLSGKRVEIGLVPIGAFGLAIFGYDIAVAAENWIASTELQSINQFWSSKGSGRILADLCFIGVFGGLYIVPLYALVQERADQSHLSRVIAGNNIINALFMVLAAVMAMVILVAMKWTIPQLFKVTVLLNIIVALYIFTVVPEFLMRLIVWFLVSIFYRIRAKGLENIPHDGAAVLACNHVSFIDPLILGGYIRRPVRFIMYYKIYNIPVLKWLFKAAKAIPIAGYKEDPEMYEKAFIEVKKALDEGDLVGIFPEGGLTSDGTIQPFKNGIEKIISETPVDVIPMSLSNLWGSLFSRKDKGVLKRRPRKFLAKIRLNVGEPISPENITKEVLRDKVAELKSQK
- the lysM gene encoding peptidoglycan-binding protein LysM translates to MGFFDFIADAGSRLFKDDDPEPEVTKPIAVHIKEAGVMTDYLKVDFKAGAVTLSGYVPNQEQKEKAVLVAGNVKGVSSVQDNLILGEPPADKAEQEAQVAKANEEAKSEPSFKTYTVKSGDTLGKIAQEMYGKASLYPKIFEANTPMLKDPNKIYVGQVLKIPE
- a CDS encoding plastocyanin/azurin family copper-binding protein, with protein sequence MLKKTILKLILIIITFSANSKTHEVLVSSNVFSPSSLVIEAGDTVRWINTGGNHNVWAHDNSFRCANGCDASGGNGNPSSLAWVAEVTFRNIGVVNYRCEPHEIFGMVGSVTIVEPTSVNVHYIQATVGNDFIPADISIQRGDVVKFSNAGGEHNIHSTDNSMICSETCEGDGFNTETGATGAPWEFYYKFATVEEITYQCDAHINTGNTGIIRVLTDTLFENGFE
- a CDS encoding DUF1800 domain-containing protein — its product is MGIFRTKFYPLSEKNLPEKSVSPESTKLSVNKIKVIKDQYKFNKRVNFPSGTITTPNIIHRVLTKMGYGANDESVSHIQSLPGATDTDKIFAYIDEQLDPMSIDDNAAESQLNNGYETLNKTRIQLYQDHYRRPDGVDIPWEVHVRPGRETNYASYMRATQSKRQLLEILVDFWHNHFNVYMDSGGVQPMFVHYDREVIRANALGSFRQMLEDVTTSTCMLDYLGNGVNDKDAPNENYARELLELHTLSAKNYFGHMAPEDVPVDGQGRKIGYVEADVLEMARVLTGWSYSGADWWDYQNGNVSTGEFLYRDEWHDKDPKVILGQTFNFDQNNPLSDVRSVLDMLAEHPATAEFLASKLCKRFISDNPPQLIIDAVANTLHQNWQAPDQIKQAMETLLKSNEFLNTWGEKIKRPFERIASSMRQIGVTFDFSPNHEYSSWMFWSLDTTGQNLFYWTSPNGYPDTKMSWLGASNTMATWRFMQWFTRLRDDNNGDIPFNDILNITNTAIPESNNHTANNLVNFWFEKACGHPPSVEVQDKLAHFMSYSNYTEPGWAPTDRNTPIDLSTNDWPSYNQERLYAMVSSIFLTSEFLYR